The Candidatus Methylomirabilota bacterium genome has a window encoding:
- the lpxD gene encoding UDP-3-O-(3-hydroxymyristoyl)glucosamine N-acyltransferase: protein MAGPAGLPLGHIAARLGATLEGDPARVVHGVAPLDMAGPGDISFLIDARYRAAALSSRAGAFLAPPGVTGLPAPTLVTAAPRLALVDLIALFHPPAVVSPGIHPSAIVAPDARVAASACIGALTVVETGAVIGAGTRLYPLVYVGAGARIGDECVLYPHVVVREGVRLGRRVILHAGAVIGADGFGYVFDGSRHRKIPQLGGVSIEDDVEVGANTTVDRGGFGDTVIGQGTKVDNLVQIGHNVEVGEHSVLVAQVGVAGSCRIGRGVMLAGQVGIADHVTVGDGAVVAAQSGVHADIQPGEKVLGSPARPLTHSKRILLAEGQLPEMARRLRRLERRVEALAARVGDVSASDEEASADA from the coding sequence ACCCGGCCCGCGTCGTCCACGGGGTGGCGCCGCTCGACATGGCGGGCCCCGGCGACATCTCCTTCCTCATCGACGCCCGGTATCGCGCGGCGGCCCTCAGCTCCCGGGCCGGCGCCTTTCTGGCGCCGCCGGGCGTGACCGGGCTGCCGGCGCCCACGCTGGTGACGGCGGCACCCCGGCTCGCCCTCGTCGACCTCATCGCCCTGTTCCACCCGCCGGCGGTCGTGAGCCCCGGGATCCATCCCTCGGCCATCGTGGCGCCCGATGCCCGTGTCGCGGCCAGCGCCTGCATCGGCGCCCTCACCGTCGTGGAAACGGGCGCGGTGATCGGCGCGGGAACCCGTCTCTATCCACTCGTCTACGTGGGCGCCGGCGCCCGGATCGGCGACGAGTGCGTCCTGTACCCGCACGTGGTGGTACGTGAGGGCGTGCGGCTGGGCCGGCGCGTCATCCTCCACGCCGGTGCCGTCATCGGCGCCGACGGCTTCGGCTACGTGTTCGACGGCAGCCGTCACCGCAAAATCCCGCAGCTGGGAGGTGTCAGCATCGAGGACGACGTCGAGGTCGGCGCCAACACCACGGTGGACCGCGGGGGCTTCGGCGACACGGTCATCGGCCAGGGCACGAAAGTCGATAATCTGGTGCAGATCGGCCACAACGTGGAGGTTGGCGAGCACTCGGTGCTGGTCGCTCAGGTAGGCGTCGCCGGCTCGTGCCGGATCGGCCGCGGCGTGATGCTCGCCGGGCAGGTCGGGATCGCCGACCATGTGACCGTGGGTGACGGTGCCGTCGTGGCCGCTCAGTCCGGCGTCCATGCCGACATCCAGCCCGGGGAGAAAGTTCTGGGCAGCCCGGCGCGGCCGCTCACTCACAGCAAGCGTATCCTGCTGGCGGAGGGCCAGCTCCCCGAGATGGCCCGGCGCCTGCGCCGGCTCGAGCGGCGAGTCGAGGCTCTGGCCGCTCGCGTGGGCGACGTCAGCGCCTCGGACGAGGAGGCCAGTGCCGATGCCTGA
- the lpxA gene encoding acyl-ACP--UDP-N-acetylglucosamine O-acyltransferase, translating into MPEAIHPSTVVDPRAVIGRDVRIGAYSIVGPEVTLGDGVEVGHHVILEGQIDVGPGVQIGHGSALGGRPQDLKFKEGTPSGIRIGAETVIREYVVIHRATRPESVTEIGPRCLIMSMSHVAHDCRLGQGVIVINYAGITGHCDIGDYVTVGGQTGIAPFVRVGPYAYLGGGSKVIADVPPFMMADGVPATVRAVNVVGLRRAGIPPADRRAVQEAHRVLYRSGLTPAHALERLRRELPPHPMVDAIARFVATASRRGMCGPPGGWGHAHGNAEELEAGADHESVL; encoded by the coding sequence ATGCCTGAGGCCATTCACCCCAGTACAGTGGTGGATCCCCGCGCCGTGATCGGCCGCGACGTTCGCATCGGCGCCTACTCCATCGTCGGGCCCGAGGTCACCCTGGGGGACGGCGTCGAGGTGGGCCATCATGTCATCCTGGAGGGACAGATCGACGTGGGGCCCGGGGTCCAGATCGGTCACGGCTCGGCCCTGGGAGGGCGGCCTCAGGATCTCAAGTTCAAGGAAGGCACTCCTTCGGGGATCCGGATCGGCGCGGAAACGGTCATCCGGGAGTACGTGGTCATTCACCGCGCTACCCGCCCGGAAAGCGTTACCGAGATCGGCCCCAGGTGTCTCATCATGTCGATGAGCCACGTCGCCCACGATTGCCGATTGGGCCAGGGGGTCATCGTGATCAACTATGCCGGCATCACCGGGCACTGCGACATCGGCGACTACGTCACCGTCGGCGGCCAGACCGGAATAGCTCCGTTCGTGCGGGTTGGTCCCTACGCCTACCTCGGGGGAGGCAGCAAGGTCATCGCCGATGTGCCGCCCTTCATGATGGCCGACGGCGTGCCGGCCACGGTGCGTGCCGTCAACGTGGTCGGCCTCCGGCGCGCCGGCATCCCCCCGGCGGACCGCCGCGCCGTGCAGGAAGCCCACCGCGTCCTCTACCGCAGCGGCCTGACTCCCGCCCATGCCCTCGAACGGCTGCGGCGCGAGCTGCCTCCGCATCCGATGGTCGACGCCATCGCCCGGTTCGTCGCCACCGCTTCGCGACGAGGCATGTGCGGGCCGCCCGGCGGCTGGGGCCACGCCCACGGCAACGCGGAGGAGCTCGAGGCCGGCGCCGACCACGAGAGCGTGCTGTGA